A genomic window from Neoarius graeffei isolate fNeoGra1 chromosome 5, fNeoGra1.pri, whole genome shotgun sequence includes:
- the LOC132886247 gene encoding uncharacterized protein LOC132886247 has protein sequence MCVVHGDFPTMFSRLVACDGRHANPLSRLLILLTSPEVCVLTNRFIWRHSGGLISTDPSVQTLTEKQRWSSGSLLMDLHAVCCTLLLLTWTGACFAQHLLLPEKMDKAVGENVVITPIHIPDPPHDYIRWKFNMSTILAGPPDGITVQPPYRDRVSLNSNTLALELRNLAENDTGEYSLGVETLKARFTDATSLQVFVPISSVTIVPSNTELIEFNSTVNIVCSASGSLLSFIWLNGSSEVTAGGRVQLTDNNNSLTITSVIRGDTGPYQCEASNTFSKKRSPPLSLTIYYGPENVVVDADPVGHFYSSGSNVKLTCSAESSPAAEFQWAVNGRELGEMGQELRLNNIQSGSYTCIAHNKQSLRYSTSEPFSITVLMRVAWGAYTSGKTPSMLKGVSSFDLEDLVVDIGYWFKGSTNRKGYLTEFCELHETEYMEILMHVSVRWLSLEHCVTRILRLYEPLASYFKSARRKLNISFTTRAKLNRLLDDGDITPQQMEKFHEAALAFLINAVDYALKKLPLQEPLLKHAKFVDVRQRSECAIEDVLYFVERFPHILPYHGPAEHDLLAEEFLEYQTMPLPPLQHPEEFEIESFWAEMATRKDKVTGVNQFQRLAAISKLVLVLPHSNADAERVFPVETQETKPFNKTKTRNSLALDSTLSSIMTVKMADLEPCFKWEPSPTIIKASKKATGLYNQAHKT, from the exons ATGTGCGTCGTGCATGGAGATTTTCCCACCATGTTTTCCCGACTGGTTGCCTGTGATGGCAGACACGCGA ACCCGCTGTCTCGCCTGTTGATTTTGCTCACTTCTCCGGAGGTTTGCGTTCTAACTAATCGGTTTATTTGGCGTCACAGCGGGGGATTAATCAGCACCGATCCCTCTGTACAGACTCTTACTGAGAAGCAGCGCTGGAGCTCCGGATCTCTCCTGATGGATTTACACGCTGTGTGCTGCACTCTGCTTCTGCTGACATGGACAG GAGCATGTTTTGCCCAACATCTGTTATTACCTGAGAAAATGGATAAAGCGGTTGGGGAGAATGTAGTGATTACCCCAATCCATATTCCTGATCCACCACACGACtacatcagatggaagtttaaTATGAGCACCATTCTTGCTGGACCTCCTGATGGAATTACAGTACAGCCACCGTACAGAGACAGAGTCAGTCTGAACAGCAACACTTTAGCTCTGGAGCTCAGGAACCTGGCTGAGAATGATACTGGAGAATATTCTCTGGGTGTAGAAACTCTTAAAGCTCGGTTCACAGATGCCACCTCACTACaggtgtttg TTCCCATCTCCAGCGTTACAATAGTACCAAGTAACACAGAGCTGattgaattcaacagcactgtgaacATCGTCTGCTCTGCGTCTGGCTCCTTGCTTTCATTTATTTGGCTGAATGGCAGCTCTGAGGTAACAGCAGGGGGGCGAGTTCAGCTAACAGACAACAACAACAGTCTGACCATCACCAGTGTGATCAGAGGTGACACAGGCCCATACCAATGTGAAGCATCCAACACCTTCAGCAAGAAAAGGAGTCCTCCATTGAGCCTCACTATTTACT ATGGTCCAGAAAATGTTGTTGTTGATGCAGATCCAGTGGGACACTTCTACAGCTCTGGGTCAAATGTCAAACTGACCTGCTCAGCTGAGTCCAGCCCTGCTGCTGAGTTTCAGTGGGCTGTGAATGGAAGAGAGCTTGGTGAAATGGGCCAAGAGCTCAGACTGAACAACATTCAGAGTGGCAGTTACACCTGCATCGCACATAACAAACAGAGCCTAAGATACTCCACGTCTGAACCCTTCAGCATCACTGTACTTA tgcgtgtggcatggggagcttacacatctggaaagacaccatcaatgctgaaaggt GTGTCCAGTTTTGATTTGGAGGACCTGGTAGTCGATATTGGATACTGGTTCAAGGGTAGTACAAATCGAAAAGGGTACTTGACAG AGTTTTGTGAGCTCCATGAAACAGAGTACATGGAGATCCTCATGCACGTCTCCGTTCGTTGGTTAAGTCTTGAGCACTGTGTAACACGGATCCTGAGACTTTATGAACCACTGGCCAGCTACTTCAAATCTGCTA GAAGAAAGCTGAACATTAGCTTCACCACCAGGGCTAAGCTCAACAGGTTACTGGATGATGGAGACATCACACCACAGCAGATGGAGAAATTCCATGAGGCTGCTTTGGCATTTCTGATCAATGCTGTGGACTACGCTTTGAAGAAGCTGCCCCTCCAAGAGCCACTGCTCAAGCATGCCAAATTTGTAGATGTTCGACAGAGGTCTGAATGTGCCATAGAAGATGTCCTTTACTTTGTTGAGAG GTTTCCCCACATCCTCCCATACCATGGACCAGCGGAGCATGATCTACTGGCAGAGGAGTTTCTGGAGTACCAGACAATGCCGTTGCCACCACTGCAGCACCCAGAGGAATTTGAAATCGAAAGCTTCTGGGCTGAAATGGCTACACGGAAAGATAAG GTGACAGGAGTAAACCAATTTCAGAGGCTTGCTGCGATTTCAAAGCTGGTCCTCGTCCTCCCACATTCCAATGCAGATGCAGAAAGGGTGTTTCCTGTGGAAACACAGGAAACAAAACCTttcaacaaaacaaagacaagaaacagtttGGCCCTAGATAGTACCCTTTCCTCAATCATGACTGTAAAGATGGCAGACTTGGAGCCCTGCtttaagtgggagccctcacccacGATCATCAAGGCCTCCAAGAAGGCCACAGGCCTGTACAATCAAGCGCACAAAACTTAG